The Deltaproteobacteria bacterium genome contains the following window.
ATGGGACGGTATGTCCTTGCTGCCTTTCCGTAAACATTATTCGGAGCCCGGGGGCGGCCGCCGACCGATACGACCGCATTTTATTGCAGCTCTTGGGCAGAGACCCCCACGGGCGTCCTCTGGGACTTGGGTGAAACCTTTTGGTTGCGGCCGTCAGGCCGCCTTAGGGCTTTTCTGCGATGATGCCGGCGACGGCCCTCCGGGTTTCCATGAGACCCTCATGGTACCGGAGACAGCGGAAATCACGAAACATATCCAGCAGCTCATTGTGCTCCAGCAGGTGGTCCCTGTTCCGGGGCCTTCCGAACCGCGCCTGATCCACAATAAAGGTTTCGTACATCACCATCCCCCGTGGGTGGAGACCTTTTTTTATCTCGGGAATCAGGGGTCGGTGGAGGTAGTTAAAGCAGATAATGAGGTCATAGGCTTCCGGCTCAATAACATAGCCGTCCTCCAGATCGGCCACACAAACCGCCAGGTTAACCCCGGCCTCTTTGGCGGCCTTCAAGGCCCCGGCCGCGGCCTCCGGCGAAATATCGACCCCTTCCACCTCAAACCCGGCCCGCGCCAGAAAAACCGCATTGCGACCGTATCCCATGGCGATGTCCAGGACCCGGCCCCTTGGCAAGAGATCCAGATGTTCCACCAGAAATCGGGCAGGGCCCATGGTTTTTTCTTCATGGTCGGTCATATGGGGCAGTGCCTCCACCGCCGGACAAAAAAGCTGTTGAGCTGTTAAGCTGTTGAGTCCATCAGCGATCAGCTCATTGTCCCCGCTCCTTCCACCCGGGTCCGGTTCAGCTGTTCCAAAGCATCGCCGCCCAGGGTCCCTGATTCGTAAAACAGAAGGGCTTCCGATGGCGCCTGCCGGACCGAATGACCCCCGAATTCCCTCCTGAGGACCGCCACCATCTTGTCGGAAAAAGACACCTGGTTTCGTGAACGCAGTCGACGCAATACCCTTCGCCCTCAGTCCCCCTGTTCCCATGTAATACAATCTTTGGGACAGCAACTCATGGC
Protein-coding sequences here:
- a CDS encoding methyltransferase domain-containing protein, translated to MTDHEEKTMGPARFLVEHLDLLPRGRVLDIAMGYGRNAVFLARAGFEVEGVDISPEAAAGALKAAKEAGVNLAVCVADLEDGYVIEPEAYDLIICFNYLHRPLIPEIKKGLHPRGMVMYETFIVDQARFGRPRNRDHLLEHNELLDMFRDFRCLRYHEGLMETRRAVAGIIAEKP